The genomic window TTCAAACCAACCAAGACTTTTTTCAAGCGATCGGCGGTACTGCCAAAGGGCATCAATCCTTCCTCTACCGCGCCTCCGACCTCGTACCGCACCCAATGGTAGATCCAACAGAAGTCAGCCAAGGCATGAGCAACCGCTTCTGGCAAACCCTCTACCAGGAAACCTATCGCTTTCTGACGACGGGCAAAGCAAGGCTAGAAAACATGGAAAAGATCCAGCAAGATCTTACCTTGGCGATCGTGGCTAACTGAATCTTTAGAGCGCCTTCGTTCCCAACCCATCTCTTCCAAACGATAGGTTGGGAACGTCAAGATACTAATTCCTCAACAGCCACTTTTCACCATTTAACCGCTGCATTGTGTAGAGCAACAGCAAATCCAATGAAACCTTGCGCTCATCGATCATAAAAGACTCCAGCAGGCTCGGCTTAGCACCATTGTCCGCACAACAATAAAATTTAGGTGCTTGAATATCTTCTTTAGAGAAAATAATTACAAACTGGCGTTTTCCTCCCAACCAGGTGCCGATTACCTGCCAGCAATCCCCCTCACCTGTTACAGGCATCCGCTTCTTCTCAAACTTCAAATCAACATTCGCTAGCCCCATTTTCGGCAAAGTTTGCTTCAAAGCAGGCAAATAATCCTGATTAATAAACTCGTCAAAAGGCTTAGCTTCCAAAGCAGGGGGCTTTTCCTTCTTAGGAGCTTTAGCAGGCTTTTCTCCACCGACTGCTTTAGCAGGCTTTTCTTCAGCCGTCACTTGAGCAGTTTTAGCAGTCGCTTCTTCAGTTACTGAGGTGGAAGATTCTGGAGTTTGGGAAGTGGTTTCTTCTGGCATGGTTAATTTGCAGCGTAAAACAAGTAAGCCTATAGTATCGAGTTCCGCCAGAGAATGCATGTCGCCCAGCCATCTAAGTTTTATGGACAAACCTCAAAATGAAGTGGCAACGTCATACTCTTGTCTTGATAACAACTCGTGAACTTAATAAGTGCAGATTATTAAGTACAGGCTAGTGAAGTAAAAGGAAGCATCAGAGGATGTCTGAGAAGTATCGAAGATTCTTACACTCGCCCCCAAATCCCCCATTTTGGGGGACTTCTGAGCCACTCCTTCTTCAAAGTCCCCCAAAATGGGGGATTTAGGGGGCGGATTGGATAGCAACCTAAACTTCTCAGACAACCTCTCAGGATTCTCAGAAATCTCAAAGGGTTTCTCATTTTTAGCTCTGTCCGGAGAAAGAGTTGTCAACAGTGAATCTGTGGATAGAATCATTCACAGCCCAACCAAAAGAACTTTGAGAATCCTGGAATCCTTAAGCCGTAAGGGCGGAAGTCACTAATCGAGAATTCTTAAAAAAATGCTAACAAGTGCAATTTCTTCGTTATAATGCCCTCAATAATACTGAAATTGCTTTACATTGCTTTACATAAGTGCTGTATTTTAAACATTCACGCACGTACATCTAATCCGATCGCAGTCTTCTTATTACATTCGACTAAAAAAGAGGTGACAACTATGGAGGGACAATCTACAGCACAAGCTCGACTCATCCACTTTCTAAAAGAAGAACTAGCAGTGCCAGCCGCGGCGATCGCGCTAGCATTACGCCACCTTAATGAGCAGGGCTCCAACTTGCTGCCTGTTGTTCTGTGGCAGTACGGACTGATTACCCTTGAGCAACTAGAACGTGCTTTTGATTGGATGGAAACTGCCTAAGCCTCTAAAGTTCTTAATCATCAGTGGGCTATTGGTGGACTACCTCAACTCTCCTCAAAATGAGCTACTCCAATAGTAAGAACTTAGGTCAGGGTAGGGTTTTCCGCCCTCCTTTTGCTACTGTGAAATCGCCAAACAAATTACGATAAGTACATAAAACTTAAGAAAGGGACGTTGAATCTATGGCGATTAAAGACCAGCCCCAGCCCCCCCGTTCACGCCAAATTGGTAGCATTCTATTGCTACTTTCTGGTTTGTTCCTGTTGGCAAACTTGTTTTTGCCCAACTTGCTAGGTACACCGATTCCAAGAGTTCCCTACAGCTTGTTTATTCATGAAGTCCAAGACGGACAGGTTCAGGGAGTTTCGGTGGGTCAGAACGAAATTCGATACCAGATGAAGGGCGAAAATGAGGAGCCTGGGCTAGTTTATGCGACGACCCCAATTTTTGACCTAGAGTTGCCTAAACTTTTAGAAGAAAAAGGGGTAGAATTTGCCGCTACGCCGCCGCCTAAGAATGGCTGGTTAGGCAGCGTCTTGAGTTGGGTAATACCGCCCCTGATTTTTGTAGCTATTTGGCAACTGTTTTTAGGGCGCAGTGGTGGACAGCAGGGCGTTTTATCGATTGGTAAAAGCAAAGCCAAAGTCTATGTTGAGGGAGATTCGGGAAAGGTAACTTTTACCGACGTTGCAGGTGTTGAAGAAGCGAAGACAGAACTTGTCGAAGTCGTGGATTTCTTGAAGGAACCGCTAAGATTTACAGAAATTGGGGCGCGAATTCCAAAGGGCGTGTTGCTCGTTGGACCTCCAGGAACTG from Timaviella obliquedivisa GSE-PSE-MK23-08B includes these protein-coding regions:
- a CDS encoding DUF2996 domain-containing protein, with protein sequence MPEETTSQTPESSTSVTEEATAKTAQVTAEEKPAKAVGGEKPAKAPKKEKPPALEAKPFDEFINQDYLPALKQTLPKMGLANVDLKFEKKRMPVTGEGDCWQVIGTWLGGKRQFVIIFSKEDIQAPKFYCCADNGAKPSLLESFMIDERKVSLDLLLLYTMQRLNGEKWLLRN
- a CDS encoding DUF2949 domain-containing protein produces the protein MEGQSTAQARLIHFLKEELAVPAAAIALALRHLNEQGSNLLPVVLWQYGLITLEQLERAFDWMETA